The proteins below are encoded in one region of Caldalkalibacillus thermarum:
- a CDS encoding BMC domain-containing protein, which yields MSKAIGMIETRGIATSIEAADAMLKTADVRLVNQNKMDPALITTFIEGDVSAVQAAVDAGREVAERVGSLIAYNVIPHADTEISELLVKKIK from the coding sequence TTGAGTAAAGCAATAGGGATGATCGAAACAAGAGGGATAGCTACTTCTATTGAAGCAGCCGATGCTATGCTCAAAACTGCTGATGTCCGCCTTGTCAATCAAAATAAAATGGACCCAGCTCTTATCACCACTTTTATAGAAGGAGATGTTAGCGCTGTACAGGCGGCGGTAGATGCGGGGAGAGAAGTAGCCGAGAGAGTCGGATCTCTGATTGCTTATAACGTCATTCCTCATGCAGATACTGAAATCAGTGAATTGTTAGTAAAAAAGATAAAATAA